In a genomic window of Orcinus orca chromosome 12, mOrcOrc1.1, whole genome shotgun sequence:
- the FBXO30 gene encoding F-box only protein 30, which translates to MEEGLQHSHCVNCVSRRCMTRPEPGISCDLIGCPLVCGAVFHSCKADEHRLLCPLERVPCLNSDFGCPFTMARNKVAEHLEMCPASVVCCTMEWNRWPVSYADRKSYENLSRDVDEVAQLDMALALQDQRMLLESLKVATMMSKATDKVSEPREQISVKSSVPEIPHTNGLVSVDEDSYGALYQATVETTRSLAVALDILNTATRDVGMLSTSLCASPDEMKEEENARESLQNRNLKDQDHLYEDEIGAVGGIDHNDASQNAQSEQNGSSDLLCDLDASSYGTSALCNGFPLENICTQVIEQNQNLHSDSKQSNLTNRECVASDGPSEPSSSLSVAAQVREVIPSNALPNGTVQHILMPDDDEDLCWKKVDLGDLRNVDVLSFSHPPSFKFLSNSCWSKPKEDKAVDTSDLEVAEDPMGLQGIDLITAALLFCLGDSPGGRGISDSRMVDVYHIDFGTQTFSLPSAILATNTMVGEIASASACDHANPQLSNPSPFQTLGLDLVLECVARYQPKQRPMFTFVCGQLFRRKEFSSHFKNVHGDIHAGLNGWMEQRCPLAYYGCTYSQRRFCPSTQGAKIIHDRHLRSFGVQPSVSTVLVEPARNCVLGLHSDHLSGLPFEVLQHIAGFLDGFSLCQLSCVSKLMRDVCGSLLQSRGMVILQWGKRKYPEGNSSWQIKEKVWRFSTAFCSVNEWKFADILSMADHLKKCSYNIVEKREEAIPLPCMCVTRELTKEGRSLRSVLKPVL; encoded by the exons ATGGAGGAGGGGCTGCAGCACTCTCACTGCGTGAATTGTGTCAGTAGACGGTGTATGACCAGACCAGAGCCTGGGATTTCCTGTGACTTGATAGGTTGTCCATTGGTTTGTGGAGCAGTTTTCCATTCTTGTAAAGCTGATGAGCATCGACTTTTATGTCCATTGGAACGAGTGCCTTGCTTAAATAGTGACTTTGGATGTCCATTTACAATGGCTCGAAATAAAGTTGCCGAACATCTAGAAATGTGTCCTGCAAGTGTGGTGTGCTGTACTATGGAGTGGAACCGATGGCCAGTTAGTTATGCAGACCGGAAATCGTATGAAAATCTAAGCAGAGATGTTGATGAAGTGGCACAATTAGATATGGCCTTGGCCCTTCAAGACCAAAGGATGCTCTTAGAGTCTCTCAAAGTAGCCACCATGATGTCAAAAGCAACTGATAAAGTATCAGAACCTAGAGAACAGATCTCAGTTAAATCAAGTGTCCCAGAAATACCACATACTAATGGTTTGGTGTCTGTTGATGAAGACTCTTATGGTGCACTTTATCAAGCTACTGTTGAAACAACCAGAAGTTTGGCTGTTGCTTTAGATATCCTGAATACCGCCACAAGAGACGTTGGCATGTTAAGTACGAGTCTTTGTGCTTCCCCagatgaaatgaaagaagaagaaaatgccaGAGAAAGCTTACAGAACAGAAACTTGAAAGACCAGGACCATCTTTATGAGGATGAGATAGGAGCAGTAGGTGGGATTGACCATAATGACGCAAGTCAGAATGCCCAGTCTGAACAAAATGGTTCAAGTGATTTATTATGTGACTTGGATGCCAGTTCTTATGGCACTTCTGCTCTTTGTAATGGCTTTCCTTTGGAAAATATATGTACACAGGTCATTGAGCAGAATCAGAATTTACATAGTGACTCAAAACAAAGTAACTTAACAAATAGAGAATGTGTAGCATCAGATGGCCCTTCAGAACCTTCTAGTTCACTTTCAGTAGCAGCACAAGTTAGGGAAGTAATACCATCTAATGCTTTGCCTAATGGCACAGTTCAGCATATCCTCATGCCAGATGATGATGAAGACTTGTGTTGGAAAAAAGTAGACTTAGGGGACCTAAGGAATGTGGATGTCTTATCTTTCAGCCATCCTCCTTCATTCAAATTTCTTTCTAATTCATGTTGGTCTAAACCAAAGGAAGATAAAGCAGTAGACACATCAGATTTGGAAGTTGCAGAAGATCCAATGGGTCTCCAAGGAATAGATCTAATCACAGCAGCATTACTGTTTTGTCTAGGAGATTCTCCAGGTGGGAGGGGTATATCTGATAGCCGCATGGTTGATGTTTATCACATCGACTTTGGGACTCAGACTTTTTCACTTCCTTCTGCCATATTAGCTACAAATACAATGGTTGGGGAAATAGCTTCAGCTTCAGCTTGTGATCATGCCAACCCACAGCTTTCAAATCCAAGTCCTTTTCAGACACTTGGGCTGGATTTAGTATTGGAATGTGTCGCTAGGTACCAACCCAAGCAGCGTCCAATGTTTACATTTGTTTGTGGACAattatttagaagaaaagaattttCATCGCATTTTAAGAACGTGCATGGTGACATTCATGCTGGACTCAATGGCTGGATGGAACAGAGGTGCCCTTTAGCATATTATGGTTGTACCTATTCTCAGCGTAGATTTTGTCCATCAACACAAGGAGCAAAGATTATACATGACCGCCATTTGAGGTCATTTGGAGTTCAGCCATCTGTATCTACAGTGTTAGTGGAGCCTGCTAGAAACTGTGTGTTGGGATTACATAGTGACCATCTAAGTGGTCTTCCTTTTGAAGTCCTGCAGCATATTGCAGGCTTTCTTGATGGCTTCAGTTTATGCCAGCTCTCGTGTGTATCCAAGTTAATGAGGGATGTGTGTGGCAGTCTTCTTCAGTCTCGTGGAATGGTCATACTGCAGTGGGGGAAAAGGAAGTATCCGGAAGGAAATTCATCATGGCAGATAAAAGAAAAG GTATGGCGATTCAGTACTGCATTTTGTTCTGTCAATGAATGGAAATTTGCTGACATCCTAAGCATGGCTGACCACTTGAAGAAATGCAGTTACAATATTGTAGAGAAACGGGAGGAAGCAATCCCATTGCCGTGTATGTGTGTGACACGAGAACTCACTAAAGAAGGACGTTCACTTCgctcagttttaaaacctgtactTTAA